CCAGCTGAGTTTCGTTCTTCCGAACGATTCAACGATTCGCGCGTTGTTGTTGGGCTGGGTCTCCGGAGTGATCTGGAGACTTCGAAAACTCAAAAAGGAGATTTCTGGAATCACCTCTCTAGACGCCTCCACACGTTTCAAGCGAGAGCGACACACTCGCATCACACCCACCTCTCCTAAATATATATGTACTCCTACATGGCCATCTTTATTCAAAtatccaacaaatatccaacaATCTAGCTATTCTACAGAGCAGCTGTGTCATCATTAGTGGAAGAAGATAAGATAAATATATGTCGCTCTTTCCGCGCATGCTGGGACTGTGGCCGTGGGACTCCGCCCGCGGCTTTCCCTACGAGAACGTCGCATCCGACGACCTGGCGGACGCCCCGCTCGACTGGAAGGAGACGCCGGACGCGCACGTGATCAAGATCGACCTCCCGGGGCTGAAGAAGGAGGACGTGAGGGTGGAGGCGGAGGACGGCGGGGTGCTCACCGTCAGCGGCGACCGCGGCGCCCGCGACGAGGCCGGCCGGGAGGGCGAGAAGTGGCACTGCGCCGAGCGGAGCGCGGGGAAGTTCGTGCGAAGGCTTCGGCTTCCGGATAACGCGAAGGTCGACGAGGCGAAGGCCAAGATGGAGGACGGAGTGCTGACGGTGACGGTGCCCAAAGAGAAGAAGGCCAAGAAGCTGGGCGTCAGGAGAGTTGAGATTCTCGGCAGAGGAGACAAGAAGGGAGAAGAGAGCAAGAGCAAGGAAGGGGCGGTCTGTTGCAGGTTTTGGCCGTGACGTACGTGTATATATTAGCTAGTGGCTTAATTTATAAGTGGTGCACTCTAATTTAATGTGGTGCGTGTGTCCAATGAATTATGAATTATGAATGTGTGTGCGAAATTGTTTTGTATTGTAGAAATTTAGAGATGCTGATGATGGTAAATGTGTGAAAGTTAGcttctttaatattttgtattgaTTGTAGATGAGCAGTTTGAATTTGTTGTACAGGGCTTGTACAACAGTTTCTTTGCTTTTACATGAAGTTAGGTTAATCTGGCTGGTATTACATAGCAATATCGTTGTGTTCATAttatacttaaaaataaaagttaaattgtgtttaatttataatattattatttttagaaataattgaatatgtttttgattaattttttagaataatgGAAGATAGTGAAAATAATGGTGGCacaatttgatataaaatatgatttataaaaaataatttattataaaatataatttaataaaaatattttgtaaattttatttaaaattaaatttaataaaaatagtttattatGATATTCAAATACAAATAATATGCACTAatacattataattaataattttgtaagCCGCGAGTTGCGGCTTGATCTCTCTCATCCCGCGCTGCCGTCGCTGCTTCACCGCCGGCCACCGTGTCCTAGAGCCCCTCTCCGGTCGGGGCCCACCCTTGGTCGCTGGTGTCGACCACCCTGAGCCGTTTGGTGATTGGGGAGGGCGGTGCTACCTCCATTGCTAGCTCCAGGATACCATGCTGGATGAAATCTCCTTGTGTCGGGCTTCCTATTTCGGCTTCCCCGGCTTTTGGCGACTCTCCAACAGGTGGGCACGGCCTTGTGGGGTACACGTACATTGTCGTGCTCATCTCTATTCCCGTTGGAATGGTCTCTGTTTGCTGAATTGATAGTGTCGCTTCCGAGGACATTTTGCCTTGATGGACAGGTTGATCCAACTTTCTCCTCGGTCATTGGAATTGCTCCGGACAGTGAGCACGGTGTCCGACATGTTGAACCTTTGGGGCTGTATCTTCATTGGGTTTCCAAAGTTCACAGGATGGATGGTAAATCCCTTAACAATGTAATTACTAGTTAATTAATTGCACATagggtgttcgacgaaatgtcGCATTGAAGTTTTTTGCATCGTAGCTGTCACGCTCTggacttcagcggaagctcaccaattacgtgtacagacccgccgtatacaccACAACCTCAAATGTATACTAGGCGTCTACAATTAACAGAGCAAaagtattgtcacgccccggtaCCCGACCGAGACCCGTCCAGTGGGTgtccagacctgccatatgtctacaatatataaggcgtctactacaaaacaataattaaaacaataaataaagaacatctagaagtatcagagcatacaacaactagATTCTAAAAATAGTGAGGTAAATAAAAGAGCTAAATCCACTAAAGTAAACCATAATGTAGTACAAAGAAGAACCCAAACACAAGTGCTATACAAATccaaatggtggtctctatacatggatacaaaatctttCACTCTCTACTGGATACAAAAATAGTTAGAAGGCCACCTAATAAGCAAAAGAtaagctcctcgctagctagctaggcgatccctttgccacgatcctgtgcctccgccggtgccgagggctctgaaagaaaaccataaaacagaggtgtgagaactattaaacaatagttcccaataGGCAAATACTGACTTCagtaaaatgcaccactaggctaaaaGGTAAACATATGATGTTCAACTATTAAAATGGAAATAGCAATATGTATAGGAAACATGAAATAAGCTTACCAACTACTATgcttctacttagcatgaattttcaCGATATAAatactattctaacatgaatatgtataaaaataacCAACATGAAGTCCACAATGTAACTAGCAaaaatgtcattatttactaatttatataATGTCCACTTTACATTTAGGTTCAACTTGTTCCAAATCtcataggacctacccgtgggtagtccggcttgcaccgtgcctaatggccccgtggtagtcaacattccaaTTCTATGAATGAGCCTCTCCCACGGTatcccacttcggcgcccaatcccacaGGGGTGAGCATATGTcgtgtgagactcatctcgctaacccgtcatccagaccccggcccagccgagactcatctcacacttccggctggtacttggctctgataccatctgtgacgccccgacttcccagggggtcacccatcctaggactactcccgtcctagcacgcttaactctcttaacctcttgggtctagccaccacccaaaatgcttaagccgggttaagagtttagccctattatatcttatatataggactatctggggtctcacaatctcccctcctttaagccctgacgtcctcgtcaggctcagactcacaagtaccaggcgatgtgagactcgtctcgctagcccgtcatccagaccctggctcagccgagactcatctcacacttccggctggtaattggctctgataccatctgtgacgccccaacttcccagggggtcacccatcctaggactactcccgtcctagcacgcttaactctcttaacctcttgggtcttgccaccacccaaaatgcttaagccgggttaagagtttagccctattatatctcatatataggactatctggggtctcataatctcccctcctttaagccatgacgtcctcgtcaggctcagactcacaagtaccaggcgatgtgagactcgtctcgctagcccgtcatccagaccctggctcagccgagactcatcccacacttccggctggtaattggctctgatactatcTATGACGCCCCAGCTTCTCCCCATTTCTAGCCCCTAACATGGATAATCATGGGGGAAATCCTCAAATCATCTCCTAGAAGCATACTAGAAGGAAAACAATCCAAAACCTAGCTTAAAACTAAGAAATCTCACCTTTGGTTCAAGCTTTTCCTTGTACACTTGCACAATAGCATGCAACACTTTTGActtggtcttcttctccaccaagatCCCTCCTCAAAGCCTCCTTgctccaagctctagagagagagaggaagagagaaaagaggtttttagagagagagagggagaggtttttaGGGTTAGAGTGAGAGAAATGAGCCCTAACATTAACCCCTCTCACATATACACCCAACTCATAACACTTTTGCCCTTAAGCCCGGCCCTCTCAATTCCATTTTTATaatcagccctcactgggcagtttttgcATGCTGGGATCGGTCTCTTCCcgcagggactggtccccgagagcaggttttccaggacttagccgctGGGGACACTTTTCGcttacagggaccggtctctccccgcagggaccggtctctccccgcagggaccggtccccgagagcacaactcttaggacttagccgattttccatgtaatataccgaatttctaattcatgaagttatgatgtatgttagcttagaaagccattggaatcatttcggcaaaattcgggagcattcgggtgcttcggtgcgcatagggcaCGAAAACGGGACCcaaaaggctatgttggaccatgaactaaatccagcattagcgtggatgaaaagatgatgaaaacatattCAAAAACATGTTTGGTGGGTCTCGGTtcaatttgaaaagaatcggaggtcaaacgagcgaaaacgagcgaaaacggacgaaaattggtgaaaatgctgaaaatttggctaagtccttgaaggctgatttctggactttcggggaccggtctctcagccaacgaccggtctctcagggaccggtccctcatcgcaaggaccggtctccgaagcccgaaaatgcccagtttgggctgttgcgaGGGAAGCattgtggaggggcttaagtgcaaaatgacacttatgagagtgtatagagaggatcctttctctctttctctcatttctctcactctcccacaccaaaattgttaaggattttgtattagcaagtttcgtgaagtgagtcggagtcttgaaggatcgaagcggattgacgaagattgaagaatttAAGATTTCGAAGATTTTGGAAAGTAGCTCACAATATgaatcacgacgtaaaggtaaagttttaattcatgttatggtgattcatacttagttataggcattagaatcataaacttaaagtttaatggattagaaagtgcctcgGAACTTTGCAgaacccgaaacagtgcaaaatccaaaaaattgcattgtgtaccggtacagcaagtgccccgtaccggtacagccatcaacattggcAATGCAaattttcgttccgtcattgtgtaaccggtgacagctttatcgcgtaccggtacatagttgtaaatcgtgaaaactttctaatccgactccaattgattctaaagtctataaataagctattggggttctctaacatagaagcatcacgaaaatacttGTTTGAGAAaacctagaggctcggatttcatctaaaacctattttcacATATTAGCCTTCTTTTAGCGTCaaatcgagattttggattttgatatcaatatgtTGATCTGATCTCGTTTTAGCTTCGAATTTCTCTCTCTGCTTTTCAtcgatactccaaagcgaaggatcaccatattcatgatattcttcatggtggcgtcgtggattcggcgtatttgacggcggttcgtggattcggatcgtgggctcgtggattcgagtggcgtcgtggattcggcgtgattgaagcttcgtggattcgaagtgaaggcgttcgtggattcgaacgtgagggcgtggacaacccggaggattacgcgagattcataggaggttaaagGAGGTTGAGTCCgtagagtcgg
This DNA window, taken from Ananas comosus cultivar F153 linkage group 5, ASM154086v1, whole genome shotgun sequence, encodes the following:
- the LOC109710025 gene encoding 18.1 kDa class I heat shock protein-like — protein: MSLFPRMLGLWPWDSARGFPYENVASDDLADAPLDWKETPDAHVIKIDLPGLKKEDVRVEAEDGGVLTVSGDRGARDEAGREGEKWHCAERSAGKFVRRLRLPDNAKVDEAKAKMEDGVLTVTVPKEKKAKKLGVRRVEILGRGDKKGEESKSKEGAVCCRFWP